A stretch of DNA from Deltaproteobacteria bacterium:
TAATGTAGCAGTGATGCTGGAAGAAGTTGAGATGGCGCCAGGTCAACTCCTTGAAATCATGTGCCTTGCACAAGCTCCCGCAAACAGGACACGGATACAGGGAACCCCGATCCGCCCCGATCGTAAGCCGAAGCTCATGGGGTACCTTCGTGGTGTCAAGAATCTGCCCCGTGATCTTCCTCAGGCTCCTCAAGCCCAAGACCCAGACTGATGATATCCCGGCTGTTCATGACTTTCCTCCGTTTCGTGTGGACTTAAGCCCATTAAACTCCAAATCCACACGATACGACGAGGAGCCCAAAAAACGACCCACGAAAGGCATCTCAGTTTCATGATCGTCTCTCCTTTATCCGGTGCAACCCGCGCCGTTCATGTTTTCGTAAGGGAAAATAACATTTGCCCGGACACGCAAATAACATCTCCCGCATAGGCCAAAGAAACCGTTACGCCCTTATAACGCAAGTGCCGTTATTATACGCAAAAAAAGTGCCAGGAATATTCCCCAGTTTTTCGAAAAAACACCGGAGAAATGCCCTTTTATTTGAGAGTGGCGCACCAAAAAGGAAAAGGATTTCCCAAATACGAAAAATTTCTTTCCGCCTATTGACATTTTGTCAATAGATGTCTATTATCTTTTTGACAATAGATGATATCCGGCGCCGCAGGCATTGAGATTTAGGCGGCCCGGTGGAAGGGAAAATCGTGCGGGCAAGGCGCGGAAGAAAATGGCAGGATGGCGGGCCGGCTATCCCGGTTCCCGGGATGCTCGAGGCTATCCTCTTGATGCACCTGCGCGGAGGGCCGGCCCATGGCTATGATCTTGCTGCGCGGCTTGCAGAAGGCGGTTTCTCAAGACTCAACCCGGGACTTGTCTACCGTGCCTTGCGCGGGATGGAAGAGCTCGGGTGGATCCGTTCCGCCTGGGACGGCGAGTCGTCTTATGGCCCTCCACGCAGGGTCTATTCCCTTGCACCACCAGGCGAGCAGGCCATGGGGGATCTGGTCCGGGGCCTTCAGGAGATCCGCAGACTGATCGACGATGTGATCGCCGCTTATGAGCGGCAGATCTGACGGAGCGGGCAACAAATGGCCCGTTCATTACAAAAAACGAAAAAAGGAGGTAACACAATGCCACGAGGAGACAGAACAGGACCGCTTGGCATGGGCCCCATGACAGGTTGGGGCCGGGGATTTTGTGCGGGATATCGGACCGCCGGTTTCAGGGGTTTTGGTTACGGACGCGGCCTTGGCGCCTTTGGACGTGGCCGGGGCATGGGCCCGGGCTGGGGCTTTGGTCCGGGATACTGGTGGACCGCGCCGGGTCCGGTGTCTCAGGCCGATGAGCTTTCATCCCTCAAGGACGAGGGACAGCGGCTCCGGGATGCCCTTGAGGCTGTAGAAAGGCGCATCCAGGATCTCGAAAGGGCCTCGTCAGGGCAGGAGAAATGATGCCCTGACCCTGTGACCGGCAGGCCTTTTTCGGTATAGTTGGGTGGACCGCTCATGAAGGGCCTGTAGGGCCTTTATGAGCGATCCGCCCTTTCTCATGAAAAACCGATACATCGTTGGGATAGATCTCGGGACCACTAACTCTGCTGTAGGGTACGTGGACCTCCATGATGCCGCCCCAGGGGCCATTCGCATCCTGACCTTCAGGATCCCCCAGCTCGTTTCCCAGGGCTGGGTTGCAGATCGCCCAGCCCTCCCATCCTTTCTCTATCTTCCGGCGGAACACGAACTTGCCGCTGGCGCCCTTTCCCTTCCCTGGGACCGGGAGAGGCGCTACGCCGTCGGCGTCTATGCCCGGGATCAGGGTCCGAACTGCCCCGGACGTCTCGTTTCATCCGCCAAGAGCTGGCTCTGCCACGGCGGCGTGGACCGGGATGCACCCATCCTCCCCTGGGAGGCCGGGGACGATGTGGCGAAGGTCTCGCCGGTCACGGCCTCGGCCCGCTATCTCCAGCACATGAGGGAGGCATGGGATCATGTCATGCCCGCTCCCCTTGCCGAACAGAAGGTGGTTCTCACGGTCCCGGCCTCTTTTGATGAAGTGGCCCGGGAGCTTACGCTCCGGGCGGCCCGTGAGGCAGGGCTGCCCGAAGTCGTACTTCTCGAGGAGCCCCTTGCCGCCTTCTATGCCTGGCTATCCGGTCACGAACAGGACTGGCAGGGGCATCTCGCGTCTGGTGAGGTCCTCCTTGTCTGCGATGTCGGGGGAGGGACCACGGACTTCAGCCTCATCGCCTGCGACGAGGCAGACGGCTCCCCTCGGCTCGAACGGATCGCTGTCGGGGATCATCTCCTCCTGGGTGGCGACAACATGGATCTTGCCCTTGCTCACATAGCCGAGAGGTCCATCGGCCGGGAGCTTGATGCCAGAAGGTGGCGCTCCCTCGTCCACCAGTGCCGCAAGGCCAAGGAAGACCTTCTCGGGGAGGACGCCCCGCGCGAGGCCGTCGTCCGCATCGCAGGCTTGGGCAGGTCTGTCGTGGGGGGCACCCTTGTAGGCCGGATCTCTCGAGACGAGGCCATCTCCGCCATTCTCGAAGGCTTTTTCCCAGGCGGCAGGGCTGCATCTTCCTTTCCGGAGCCCGGGTCCCTCCCGGCCCAAAGGGAATCTGGCCTTCCCTACGAGCAGGACACGGCAGTCACCCGGCATCTCTTTCGGTTCATCTCCAGCCATGGAACAGGCAGGATGCCTGGAACAGTGCTCTTTAACGGCGGGGCCCTGCTTCCGCGTGTCCTTCGGGACCGCATCCTCGATGCCGTTTCGACCTGGTCTGGCAGGCAGGTCAGGGAACTCGAGAGCGTCTCCCTGGATCTGGCCGTTTCCATAGGCGCGGTCTATTCCGGGCTGGTACGGGAGGGCCTGGGGCTGCGGGTGGGAGGGGGCTCTGCCCGCTCCTACTATATCGGAGTTGGCACAGAGGAAGGCGCTGCCGGAAGGACCGCGCAGGCGGTCTGTCTCGTGGAGCAAGGGACCGAGGAGGGGGAGGACGTGGAGATCGTTCAGCCATTCCATGTGAGGGCGAACCGACCGGTCCGGTTTTCCCTTTACAGCTCCACGACGAGAAAGGGGGACCGGGCCGGTGATGTGGTCGATGTGGACAAGGATTTCGTGGCCCTCCCGCCGGTCCAGACCGTGCTTCGGTATGGGAAAAAGGACCTGGATCGAACCATTCCGGTCCGCGTCGGGGCCCAGGTGACGCCCATAGGGACCCTCGAGTTCTATTGCGAGTCCCGCGAAAGCCCTCACCGGTGGCGTCTCCAGTTTCAACTCCGCGGGACCGGAAAGGAAGGTCCTGCGACTGCGTCTGGAGTGGAGGGCGTTCGCGTGGCCCCAATCGCCGCCCAGGAGAAAGAAGTTGAAGGCCTGTCGGAGAGGGACCGGCTCGCCCTGGAGGAGGCGGTAAAGGCCGTCCGGCTGTGCTTCTGCAGGACAGAGGCTGGGGATGCCATCTCTCCGGGGGAACTGGCAGGGCGGATTGCCTCTGAGATGGGCATGGAAAAGGAGCTCTGGTCAGTGCCGGTCATCAGGGCCATCGCGGATGTGTGCCTTGAGGTCAGGGCCGGAAGGGCATTATCCAGAGAGCACGAGGAACGGTGGTTTAACCTGGCGGGCTTTTGTCTCAGGCCAGGCACGGGTGAGGCCATGGATCCATGGCGCATCAAGAAGGTCTGGCCCCTTTTCTTTGAGGGGCTCTTTTTCCCGCGCGAGGTATCCGTTCGTCTCCAGTGGTGGATCTTCTGGCGAAGGATTGCAGCCGGGCTCGGATCCGGCCAGCAGACCCAGTTTTACGCCACCATTGCCCCTGTTCTCGTCCCTGCTGCGGCCTCGAGAGGCCGGAAAAGGGCCAAGGCCAGGCCTCCCCGGGTCACGCCCGAGGAGCGGCGCCAGATGTTTCTCTTTGCCGCGGGTCTCGAGAGGCTTGATGTCTCTGCAAAGATCGATCTTGGCCGTGCGATTCTTGCAGAACTCGGCCGGGACCATACCTGGCCGGGCTGGCTATGGTCCCTTTCCCGAATCGCTGCGCGCGAACCCCTTTACGGCCCGGTGAACAAGACCGTCCCGCCCGGTGAGGCGGGCGAGTGGCTGAAGGCCCTCATGGGCATGCGCCTTCTTGCCGGACGAAGGACCGAAGAGGCATGCCTTGCCATGGCCAGGCTCACCGGGGACCGGACCAGGGACCTTGCCCCAGCCGTCCGTAACGACCTCTTCCGCTGGCTTTCCAACCGCGGATCCCGCATCTCTGATCTCACCCCACTTATCCAGGTCGTGCCCATCGAACGGAATGAACGGGAAAGCGCCTTTGGAGAGGCCCTGCCCGAGGGACTGCTCATCTTGCGGGAAGGTTCAGCGTGAGCGTACGACATATCTTTCTCTTCCTTTTTCTTGGTCTCGGGCTCTGGTCCCTTGCGAGCGGCACCATGAAGGCCGCAGAGGGCCTTGCGGCCCGCTCCTGGCCGTCCGCTGAGGGCCGGGTGATCCAGTCCCGGATCGAGGAGTTCTATTCACATCAGAGGTTTCGATTTCGAAGGCTCTGTTTCCGCATCGACTATCTCTACCTCCTGGGAGGGACTGTGTACGAGGGGCATCGAGTGAACGCAGGGTGGTCCTGCTTCGGTTCCGAGGACCTGATGCAGGGGCGCCTCGTCCGCTATCCCGTGGGCGCGAAGGTCCGGGTCTTTTACGATCCGAAAAGGCCTGATCGCGCCCTCCTCGAACCCGGTCTTGACTGGACCGTCTTTTTCCAGTGGGGACTCGGGGTGATGGGCGTCTCAGCTGGGCTTCCCCTTTTCAGGCGAAAGAGGGCTGCTTGAGCATGCGGGTCATCCTGATAGGACTTGTCACCCTTTGCGGAAGGATAGGTCCGGGCATCATGGGAAGCGCCTTTGACAGGCGGCGTCTCGAGGATGCGAGGGCCGCGACCGGCGCAAGCCTCATGGGCGCCGGGACCCTCAGGGCCGGAGATCCGGAGATGCGCGGGCCGGGCGGGGTCCACATTCCGGGACGCATCCGGGCCATCATAACCGCATCGGGCAGGATCCCGGTAGAGGGAAAGGCCCTTTTCCAGAACGGTTCCAGGCCCATAGTGTTCACCGGCAGGGATCGGGCGGATGCCCTCAGACAGGATCTCGGCTCCCGCGCCGAGGTCGTTTCCCTGCCTTCAGGGGCCTGCGGCCTTTCGGTCCGCAAGGCC
This window harbors:
- a CDS encoding transposase family protein, giving the protein MRSLRKITGQILDTTKVPHELRLTIGADRGSLYPCPVCGSLCKAHDFKELTWRHLNFFQHHCYI
- a CDS encoding helix-turn-helix transcriptional regulator, translated to MEGKIVRARRGRKWQDGGPAIPVPGMLEAILLMHLRGGPAHGYDLAARLAEGGFSRLNPGLVYRALRGMEELGWIRSAWDGESSYGPPRRVYSLAPPGEQAMGDLVRGLQEIRRLIDDVIAAYERQI
- a CDS encoding DUF5320 domain-containing protein, which codes for MPRGDRTGPLGMGPMTGWGRGFCAGYRTAGFRGFGYGRGLGAFGRGRGMGPGWGFGPGYWWTAPGPVSQADELSSLKDEGQRLRDALEAVERRIQDLERASSGQEK
- a CDS encoding hsp70 family protein, whose product is MSDPPFLMKNRYIVGIDLGTTNSAVGYVDLHDAAPGAIRILTFRIPQLVSQGWVADRPALPSFLYLPAEHELAAGALSLPWDRERRYAVGVYARDQGPNCPGRLVSSAKSWLCHGGVDRDAPILPWEAGDDVAKVSPVTASARYLQHMREAWDHVMPAPLAEQKVVLTVPASFDEVARELTLRAAREAGLPEVVLLEEPLAAFYAWLSGHEQDWQGHLASGEVLLVCDVGGGTTDFSLIACDEADGSPRLERIAVGDHLLLGGDNMDLALAHIAERSIGRELDARRWRSLVHQCRKAKEDLLGEDAPREAVVRIAGLGRSVVGGTLVGRISRDEAISAILEGFFPGGRAASSFPEPGSLPAQRESGLPYEQDTAVTRHLFRFISSHGTGRMPGTVLFNGGALLPRVLRDRILDAVSTWSGRQVRELESVSLDLAVSIGAVYSGLVREGLGLRVGGGSARSYYIGVGTEEGAAGRTAQAVCLVEQGTEEGEDVEIVQPFHVRANRPVRFSLYSSTTRKGDRAGDVVDVDKDFVALPPVQTVLRYGKKDLDRTIPVRVGAQVTPIGTLEFYCESRESPHRWRLQFQLRGTGKEGPATASGVEGVRVAPIAAQEKEVEGLSERDRLALEEAVKAVRLCFCRTEAGDAISPGELAGRIASEMGMEKELWSVPVIRAIADVCLEVRAGRALSREHEERWFNLAGFCLRPGTGEAMDPWRIKKVWPLFFEGLFFPREVSVRLQWWIFWRRIAAGLGSGQQTQFYATIAPVLVPAAASRGRKRAKARPPRVTPEERRQMFLFAAGLERLDVSAKIDLGRAILAELGRDHTWPGWLWSLSRIAAREPLYGPVNKTVPPGEAGEWLKALMGMRLLAGRRTEEACLAMARLTGDRTRDLAPAVRNDLFRWLSNRGSRISDLTPLIQVVPIERNERESAFGEALPEGLLILREGSA
- a CDS encoding DUF3592 domain-containing protein; translation: MSVRHIFLFLFLGLGLWSLASGTMKAAEGLAARSWPSAEGRVIQSRIEEFYSHQRFRFRRLCFRIDYLYLLGGTVYEGHRVNAGWSCFGSEDLMQGRLVRYPVGAKVRVFYDPKRPDRALLEPGLDWTVFFQWGLGVMGVSAGLPLFRRKRAA
- a CDS encoding RibD family protein, whose protein sequence is MSMRVILIGLVTLCGRIGPGIMGSAFDRRRLEDARAATGASLMGAGTLRAGDPEMRGPGGVHIPGRIRAIITASGRIPVEGKALFQNGSRPIVFTGRDRADALRQDLGSRAEVVSLPSGACGLSVRKAIEHLGACGARSVIIEGGARLNYSALAEGVVDEILLTLSPRISGEIGAPSLADGIRSLYDPLGRFELAECRPVPETGEVFLRYIIRAGQQNG